The DNA region TGAGCGACAGGATTGCGGTCATGTACCTCGGCCGTATCGTCGAGGTCGCCACCCAGGACGAACTTTACGAAGACCCACTTCACCCGTACACGCGAGCGCTGCTGTCGGCCATACCCATTCCTGACCCCGATGTTGAAGCGGGAAGGGAACGGATTCCACTGCCCGGTGAGGTCCCCAGCCCACTCAATCCGCCCAGCGGCTGCTCGTTCCATCCCAGGTGCCTGCTGGCCATCGAAGAGTGTGAAGGCGACGTGCCCGAACTCCAGGGGTGAGCTGCATCAGAGCGCCGGGATACGCCGCTTCCTGATACACATCAACGACTATGGAGGAGAGCCCACATGCCTGACCGTCCTAACGTAGTGTTCATTTTCAGCGACCAGCAGCGGTATGACACCCTGAGCTGCTACGGCAACGACTGGATCAATGTGCCGCGCCTGAATGCGCTGGCAGACAGCAGCTTCGTCTTCGAGCGGGCTTACGTCGCTCAGCCTGTATGCACTCCCGCACGGGCTACGATCGTTACCGGACTCTATCCTCATTTCGCAGGGCCGACCGTCAACAGGATGTCTCTTCCGCCGGACCGTCAGAGCGTCGCCGAGATGTCCCCGGAGGACTACCACACCGGCTGGTTCGGCAAGTGGCACCTCGGGGACGACGTCATTCGACAGCACGGCTTCGACGAGTGGATAAGCACCGAGGACGGCCATCGCCCCGAGTACACGCAGCGCGAGTACCGCACCCAGATGAGCGACTGGGTTCGAGCCTGAGTTGCAAAGGGCGGACGGCGAAATGATGTTCTCGCCGATGCAGCGCGCCAGGCTGCCCGCGGAGCACCAGATGGCATCATTCCTCGGAGGCAGGGCGGCGGACTTCATCGACCGCAACAGCGACAGCCCATTCATGCTGTACGTCAGCACGTTCGAGCCTCACCCGCCGTATCACGGCCCCTACGACGACATGTACGACCCCGAAGAACTGCCCGTGGGACCCACGTTCCTGAAGGTGCCGGAGGGAGGTTCCCTCCACAACACCGTTCGGGCCGAGTACTGCACGCAGTACCTCGGGCAACCCGACGCCGAGACAGACCCATACCTGCAGTCCAACGCCGCTCGCGGTCACGACGTGACCTCAGAGGCCGGCTGGCGCAGGCTGAGGGCACAGTACTTCGCAAACATCACCCTGGTCGACGAGATGGTCGGGACGATACTCGACGCACTCGAACGCAACGGTGTTGCTGATAACACGGTTGTCGTCTTCACCAGCGAACACGGCGAGATGGCTGGCGACCACGGGATGCTCGAGAAACGCTCGATGTACGAGGAGTCGGCCCGCGTGCCGCTCATCATGCATGTGCCGGGTATATCTACCAGTCACCAGATGCTGGAAGGCGCAGTGGGCCACGTTGACCTTGTTCCCACGATACTCGACCTGATGGGCGCATCCGTGCCGGACCACCTGCAGGGCAAGAGCCTTGCCCCCGTGCTGCGTGGTGAGCAGACGCTCGACGGCAACGAGGTCTTCGTCCAGTGGAACGGTGTGAGCGACATCGACGACCGCCACCTCGGCAGTCCGGAGATCAACCTCCGCAACACGCAGCCCTGGCGGACAATCGTGCGCGACGGCTGGAAGCTCGCGCTGTGCGCTACCGACCAGGGCGAGCTGTACGACCTGGTCAACGATCCGTACGAGCAGACCAACCTGTTCGATCACCCTGATCAGCGCCACCGGGTCAGGGACCTCGCGGCCCGAGTCCGGCTCTGGCAGCACAAGAACTTCGACCACGCACCTCTACCCACCGTCTGATCGACGCGAGCTACGCTCTTTACATGTGCAGCTTCAAGCGGCCGTCCGAACACAAGGAGACTTGATCAATGCCGGATAACCCAAACATCGTCTTCATCTTCAGCGATCAGCAGCGCCAGGACACGCTGGCCTGCTACGGTGCCGACTGGATGAACGTCCCCAACCTGAATGCCCTGGCTGACGAGAGCTTCGTGTTCGAGAACGCCTACGTTGCCCAGCCCGTGTGCACCCCGGCCCGCGCGACGATCATGACCGGACTGTACCCGCACGCTGCCGGCCCGATCGTCAACCAGATCCACTTGGAAGAGAGCGTCCCGGTGATCGCCGAGATGCTGTCGGACGACTACTACAAGGGCTACATGGGCAAGTGGCACCTGGGCAACGACCTCGTGGCCCAGCACGGCTTCGATGAATGGGTATCAGCCGAGGACAGCCACAGGTTTGCCAAGCCTGAGCAGCGCTACCTCGTGTCCAGCTACAACAAGTACCTTGTCGAGCAGGGCTACAAGCCGGACAGGGAGCGCAATGGCGTGGGCGTGTTCAGCTCCGACGCCCACTACGATCTGCCTGAAGAACACCAGATGGCGTCATTCCTCGGCGACCGCGCCGCGGAGTTCATCGAGGCCAACAGCGACAGGCCGTTCGCGCTGTACGTCAGCACGTTCGAGCCGCACTCGCCGTACCACGGGCCGTTCATGGACATGTACGACCCGGCCACGCTGCCTGTCGGCCCCGGGTTCCTGCAGAAGCCGGAGTCCGCGTCCCTCGTCAACCGGGTCAGGGGCAACTACTTCCTGCAGTTCATGCTTGAGGGCGTCGACCAGACCGCAGACGACTACATGATGCGCTACGCAGCCTCGAGAGAGGACGTCTCCACCGAGCTTGGCTGGCGCACCCTTCGCGCACACTACATGGCCAATATCACGCTGGTTGACCGCATGGTCGGCAGGATCACGTCGGCGCTGGAGCGCGCCGGTGTGGCCGACAACACCATCGTCGTGTTCACGAGCGAGCACGGCGACATGATGGGCGATCACGGGATGCTGGAGAAGCGCTCGTTCTTCGAGGAGGCATCAAGGGTGCCGCTGCTCATGCGCGTCCCATGGCTGTCACAGGAGTCCACAAGGCTGCCTGGAAGCGTCGGCCACATCGACCTCGTCCCAACTCTGCTGGACCTCTCCGGTCACGAAGTCCCCGGCAACCTTCAGGGCAAGAGCCTTCAGCCGGTGATGGCCGGTGAGTTCTTCATCCAGTGGAACGGCACAAGCAATGAGATCCCCGACCGCTTCCTCGGCGCTCCGGAGATCAACAGGATGCTCGCGCTGCCGTGGCGTTCCGTCGTGACCCCGGACCGCTGGAAGCTGAACCTGTGCGCAGGCGACCAGTGCGAGCTGTACGACCTGAACTCCGATCCTCACGAGTTGAACAACCTGTATAACGATCCTGCCCAGAAGGACCGGATTCGCGATATGGCAGCGAGAATCCGGACATGGCAGCACCAGACCGGAGACACTGTAGCCCTGCCCACGACATAGCGTGCGAAGGGCAGTCAGCGTAGAGGTTTGCCATTTCAGAATCGCGTTGGAAGGACGTGTCGCGAGGCATCCGCCATCAGAGCTGCAGACCTTGAGGCTGGGGCTTAAGGTCGCTCAGCTCTGATGGATCTCACTTTCGGATGGCTCGAGATGGCGATGCCGGCCATCGCACTCCTGTTCGGATCTCTGGTGTTCAGTGCGACCGGCTTCGGGATAGGCATGATCGCCACCCCGATAATGCTGATCGCCCACGAACCGCAGACTGTCATAGTAGTTTCCGGCACCGCGGGACTTGGGATAGGCATCTGGATTATCTCGAAGTCATGGCGCGACATTCCGTTCAGGGACATTGTGCCGATAACCATAGCTGCAGTGTGTGGCGTGCCTATCGCCATCACCATACTGACAACTGCGGACTCAGGCGTACTCAGCATCGGAATCGCCGTTCTGATCATTCTGTTCGCCATCGGATCGTTCGGGAGAGATTCCCTATTCGAGACCCGTGGGTATTCTCGCGGGCTTCGTGGTGGGTGTGCTGCTACCCACGTCCGGCGTCGCGGGGTCGCTGGTGATGCTGTATCTGATGACGAAGAACTGGCAACGCCACACCGTCAGGGGGGCAATGGCGTTCTTCCTGGTGATTCTGATGCTGTTTTCCGTTGTCGGCTTTGCTATTGCGGGACTGTACACGCCGGAGCGCATTACGCTAATCGGAATTGTGATAGTCCCATCGGTAGTTGGCCTGGCTATCGGCGCACGCCTCGTGGGACGGATTGATGAACGCATGTTCAATTACATAGTGATTGGCATCATCATCGTGTCCAGCATCGTAGTGCTGGGACAGGAATTCACGAGCCTGTGAACTTTCGGAAGAGTTGCAGCGTGAGTTGCTCAGGACACTTGCTCGAGCTTGAGCTGCCTCTTCTGTGGCTTCGGTTGCCCACGGCCTCCGCCTTCTCGCCCTCGTACGCTACCAGGCTTCCGTAGTCGTCGGGGAGACCCATGCCGTCGTCAGAGACGGACAGCCTGATACTGTCGGCCTCGAAGTCCAGCCTGACCTCGACCCCTCCTGGTTGGGCATGCAGGAAAGCGTTGGTCAGCGCATTGTGCGCTATTGAGAAGAGCCGGGCTGCAAAGTCCCTGTGGTCCCCGAACTTCGTCCTGGTCGACAGGATGCCAACCCAGGCACAGTTACTTCATAAGAGTCCGGTGAGGACGAATGAGGTTGACGCGCATCTTCGGTGGTTGCATACTCGGACTCCTAAGCCATTCTGGGCTAAGGAGGTGAACCGTGTCAGGACCGTGTACCGGCCTAACCGTCCTGGACTTCTCGTTGGGAATGCCGGGGGCCCTGTGCACCCTGGTGATGGCCGACTACGGCGCCGAAGTGATCAAGGTTGAACCTCCCGGTGGAGACCCATTCCGATTTCAGCCAGCCTGGATTTCGTGGAACCGTGGGAAGAAAGGCATCGTGCTCGACCTCGATACCGATGAAGGCCGTGAGCAGGCCATCCAGCTCGCAGGCAGGGCCGACGTGCTGGTGGAGTCATTCCGACCCGGAGACATGGCTGGCTGGGGACTGTCGTATGACGACCTGTCGAAACTCTACCCGGGCCTGGTCTACTGCTCCATCACGGGCTTTGGACAGAAGGGCCCCCTCCGCCGCGTGAAAGGCTACGAGGGTCTTGTTGCGGCCAAGGCAGGCCGGATGCTCAACCTTCAGGGACAGCCGAACCGGGAAGGCCCGGTCTATTCGGCGGTGTACACCGGAAGCTGGCACGCCAGCCAGGCTGCGGTGCGAGGCATCATCGGGGCGCTCCGAGTGCGCGACCAGTGCGGACGCGGTCAGTGGGTACAGACAAGCATCGTCCAGAACCTGGCCTCTCCACACGACAACAACGTCGGCGACGGCGGACTGGTTAACCTGCAGCTCCGCCGCAGGGACCCGGAGCGGTTCCCCGGAAGGCCCCCCGGACGCGGCCTCTCCTCCATAGGGTACGTTCCCGTGCGGACGAAGGACGGCACATGGCTCCAGCACGCCAACCAGAGGGTCCCGCACATCCGCGGGCACATCAAGGCCATTGGACTTGAGCACCTGCTCGATGACGAGCGGTTCGAGAGAGTTCCCTCAGTCAGCGTGGAGAACCGGGAGGTGCTGCGCCGGGAGATTCTGAAGAAGCAGATGGAGAAGACCTCCGACGAGTGGATGGAGATCTACATCGAGGACGGCAACATCGCCGCTGAGCCCTACCGCGACAGCGTCGGGGCCATGGACCATCCAGCGGTCGTCGACAACTCTCTGGTTGTAACGATCGACGATCCAAGGGTTGGGCCGATGCGCACTCTTGCCCCCATCGCTGATCTGATGGAAACGCCCGGAGAACCAAGCGGCCCGGCTCCCGACGTCGGACAGCACAACGACGAAGTGCTGGGACGCCTGCAGCAGCCCCCGGAGGCTGTAGGGGCAGGTTTCAAACCTGCCCCTACTAATGGCGCTGATGCACCGGCCCATCCGCTGTCAGGCGTGACCGTACTGGACCTGGCAACGATCCAGGCCGGGCCCTACGGCGCTGCTCTCCTGGCAGACCTTGGCGCGCGGGTCATCAAGGTCGACGCCACCGACAGACGACTGGACGCGGGACGGCGTTCTACCGAACAGACCGTGGCCGACCCACGCACCTATGCCGGCAAGGAGTGCATTCAGATCGATCTTCAGACCGCTGAGGGCAAGGAGATCATCCACAAGCTCATCGCGAAAGCCGATGTCCTATCGCACAACTTCCGTCTCGGTGTTCCTGAGCGCCTCGGGGTCGATTGGGAGACGTGCCGGAAGATCAATCCCCGCATCATCCACGTTTGGATGGCGGCCTATGGCGAACACGGAGAACACTCGCGCAGACCGGGCGCCCATCCCATTCCCGGCGCAATCATCGGCGGCGCGATGCGGCAGATGGGTCGGGGCATGCCCCCGCCTCCTGAACAGGTCATGGACATGGAGGAGACCGTCGAGGCGACCCGCTGGATCATGAAGGCCAACTGGGGACCGGACCAGAACACCTCCCCGGCCATCGCCACGGGTATCGTCCTCGCCCTCCGGGCGCGCGACCTTGCCGTCTGGCAAGGCGGGCAGCCCGTCCGGCTCAACATGCTCACAGCTAATGCGTGGACCAACGCCGACGAGTATTTCGACTACGCGGACCGCCCTCCTATCGCGATGCCTGACGAGGAGATCCACGGCCTTCACGCCCTGTATCGCCTCTACCGCTGCAGGGAAGGGTGGGTGTTCCTGGCCTGCCTGTTCCAGGACGAGTGGGAGACATTCTGCCGGACCGTGCAGCGGGAGGACCTGTTGGCCGATCCCCGCTTCTCCACTCCAGAGGCCCGACATGACAACGACGAAGCCCTGGTTGCCGAGCTCTCGGCAGTCCTCGCAGAGCGTACCGCTGACGACTGGGAAGAGCTGCTGACCAACGCAGACGTCGGCTGCGTCCGAGCTGACGAGCTCGTGGAGGGCGACTTCTACGCTGACCATCCCCACGCTAGGGCAAACGATCTGAGCGTCGAGGTGGAGCACCCATACGTCGGCAAGTACCGCCGATACGGAGGATTGGTCGAGTTCTCGATGACACCGGGGATCTACGAGACATCTACCCAGATCGGCCAGCACACCAGACCCCTGCTCCGCGAAATCGGCTACGACGACCAGCAGATCGAAGACCTTGGAGCGCGCGGAGTCGTCCAGTGGGCTGACCCCTCAGTCGGCGGAGAACTCTAACAACAGCGTATATAAGCGAGATTCCATGTAATCTGGACTTTGTACAAAACTTAGAGGGTGTCTGAGAAGTGTCAAGGTCGGGTCATTATGAAGCGTAAACCGTATCCGACAGACCTGACCGACGCAAGCCGTTCGCACCGATGTTCCAGGCCAGGACATGGACGAAAGTCCAGGTGCTGCTGGTCGGCGCAGTCTTGGCCACGCGCAGGCGGACCGTCACCTCCGCCCTCCGAGTCATGGGACTCAGCGATGACAAGAGCTTCGCCCGTTACCACCATGTTCTCAACCGCGCTGAATGGTCACCCTCCAATTGAGTCGTGTGCTGCTGTCGCTCCTGCTCCAACACCTCGATCAGGGCGATGGTCCACTGGTGATTGGGATAGATGAAACCCTGGAGCGGCGGTGTGGCAAGCGGATCAGGGCCAAGGGGATATATCGCGACACGGTGCGCTCCAGCGGGAGTCACTTCGTCAAGGCCTCCGGCCTGCGTTGGATGAGTCTGATGTGGCTGACCGACATACCCTGGGCAAGTCGGACATGGGCGTTGCCTGTGCTGACTGCCCTGGCTCTTTCTGAGCGCTACTACCAGTGGAGACTCAACGCCAGTGGTCGGATCGCGCCATAGCCCGGACCACTCCTGTGCTGTTGGGACTGTTCTCCTGGATAACTCTCGCAGCTCACGTGTTGAGAGGTCGCCGACCGGCAACTACACGATCGGCGGCATGGTATGTCAAGGCAGCGCCGACTTTCGTCGATGCGATCGCTTTGGTGCACCGGCACCTCTGGCTTACTTCTGAGACTTTCTGTATGTCGTCGCAGAGACCCGATATGCGAGAAATCCCAACGCCACTGTTCAATAGATTCATGGAGTCGCTGACCTACGCGGCGTGAATGTACAAAGTCCAGCTTGGAGGCAGTTCGTAAATGACATGGTAACTCACATGAAACTTTCAGGTGGATTGCCAGAAAGTTTCATGTGAGTACGGTAGCA from Dehalococcoidia bacterium includes:
- a CDS encoding sulfatase-like hydrolase/transferase → MPDRPNVVFIFSDQQRYDTLSCYGNDWINVPRLNALADSSFVFERAYVAQPVCTPARATIVTGLYPHFAGPTVNRMSLPPDRQSVAEMSPEDYHTGWFGKWHLGDDVIRQHGFDEWISTEDGHRPEYTQREYRTQMSDWVRA
- a CDS encoding sulfatase-like hydrolase/transferase, with the translated sequence MQRADGEMMFSPMQRARLPAEHQMASFLGGRAADFIDRNSDSPFMLYVSTFEPHPPYHGPYDDMYDPEELPVGPTFLKVPEGGSLHNTVRAEYCTQYLGQPDAETDPYLQSNAARGHDVTSEAGWRRLRAQYFANITLVDEMVGTILDALERNGVADNTVVVFTSEHGEMAGDHGMLEKRSMYEESARVPLIMHVPGISTSHQMLEGAVGHVDLVPTILDLMGASVPDHLQGKSLAPVLRGEQTLDGNEVFVQWNGVSDIDDRHLGSPEINLRNTQPWRTIVRDGWKLALCATDQGELYDLVNDPYEQTNLFDHPDQRHRVRDLAARVRLWQHKNFDHAPLPTV
- a CDS encoding sulfatase-like hydrolase/transferase — encoded protein: MPDNPNIVFIFSDQQRQDTLACYGADWMNVPNLNALADESFVFENAYVAQPVCTPARATIMTGLYPHAAGPIVNQIHLEESVPVIAEMLSDDYYKGYMGKWHLGNDLVAQHGFDEWVSAEDSHRFAKPEQRYLVSSYNKYLVEQGYKPDRERNGVGVFSSDAHYDLPEEHQMASFLGDRAAEFIEANSDRPFALYVSTFEPHSPYHGPFMDMYDPATLPVGPGFLQKPESASLVNRVRGNYFLQFMLEGVDQTADDYMMRYAASREDVSTELGWRTLRAHYMANITLVDRMVGRITSALERAGVADNTIVVFTSEHGDMMGDHGMLEKRSFFEEASRVPLLMRVPWLSQESTRLPGSVGHIDLVPTLLDLSGHEVPGNLQGKSLQPVMAGEFFIQWNGTSNEIPDRFLGAPEINRMLALPWRSVVTPDRWKLNLCAGDQCELYDLNSDPHELNNLYNDPAQKDRIRDMAARIRTWQHQTGDTVALPTT
- a CDS encoding TSUP family transporter, encoding MGILAGFVVGVLLPTSGVAGSLVMLYLMTKNWQRHTVRGAMAFFLVILMLFSVVGFAIAGLYTPERITLIGIVIVPSVVGLAIGARLVGRIDERMFNYIVIGIIIVSSIVVLGQEFTSL
- a CDS encoding CoA transferase, yielding MSGPCTGLTVLDFSLGMPGALCTLVMADYGAEVIKVEPPGGDPFRFQPAWISWNRGKKGIVLDLDTDEGREQAIQLAGRADVLVESFRPGDMAGWGLSYDDLSKLYPGLVYCSITGFGQKGPLRRVKGYEGLVAAKAGRMLNLQGQPNREGPVYSAVYTGSWHASQAAVRGIIGALRVRDQCGRGQWVQTSIVQNLASPHDNNVGDGGLVNLQLRRRDPERFPGRPPGRGLSSIGYVPVRTKDGTWLQHANQRVPHIRGHIKAIGLEHLLDDERFERVPSVSVENREVLRREILKKQMEKTSDEWMEIYIEDGNIAAEPYRDSVGAMDHPAVVDNSLVVTIDDPRVGPMRTLAPIADLMETPGEPSGPAPDVGQHNDEVLGRLQQPPEAVGAGFKPAPTNGADAPAHPLSGVTVLDLATIQAGPYGAALLADLGARVIKVDATDRRLDAGRRSTEQTVADPRTYAGKECIQIDLQTAEGKEIIHKLIAKADVLSHNFRLGVPERLGVDWETCRKINPRIIHVWMAAYGEHGEHSRRPGAHPIPGAIIGGAMRQMGRGMPPPPEQVMDMEETVEATRWIMKANWGPDQNTSPAIATGIVLALRARDLAVWQGGQPVRLNMLTANAWTNADEYFDYADRPPIAMPDEEIHGLHALYRLYRCREGWVFLACLFQDEWETFCRTVQREDLLADPRFSTPEARHDNDEALVAELSAVLAERTADDWEELLTNADVGCVRADELVEGDFYADHPHARANDLSVEVEHPYVGKYRRYGGLVEFSMTPGIYETSTQIGQHTRPLLREIGYDDQQIEDLGARGVVQWADPSVGGEL